The following are encoded in a window of Streptomyces sp. Go-475 genomic DNA:
- a CDS encoding archease: MGGDTDDGGQVRRPGGCGHRAVPHPGDIRIEAWAACREHCLAEAVLAMVECFADLSGVRPTAVDRVRLAEASDDDLLATLLDEVIFRLEAYGEVPVDVEADEADGGLDVRLAVTGLDHVRITGEIPTAVAWNELRIGPDPYGWSCAVTVDA, translated from the coding sequence ATGGGCGGTGACACGGACGACGGCGGACAGGTGAGGCGACCGGGCGGCTGCGGGCACCGGGCGGTGCCGCACCCGGGCGACATCCGGATCGAGGCGTGGGCGGCGTGCCGGGAGCACTGTCTGGCGGAGGCCGTACTGGCGATGGTGGAGTGCTTCGCGGACCTGTCCGGGGTGCGGCCCACCGCCGTGGACCGGGTGCGGCTGGCCGAGGCCAGCGACGACGACCTGCTCGCCACGCTGCTGGACGAGGTCATCTTCCGGCTGGAGGCGTACGGCGAGGTGCCGGTGGACGTGGAGGCGGACGAGGCCGACGGCGGCCTGGACGTCCGGCTGGCGGTCACCGGCCTCGATCACGTGCGGATCACCGGGGAGATCCCGACGGCGGTGGCGTGGAACGAGCTGCGCATCGGGCCGGACCCGTACGGCTGGTCGTGTGCGGTGACGGTCGACGCGTGA
- a CDS encoding DJ-1/PfpI family protein codes for MTTYGLLVFEDAEELDFVGPWEVFTVSAMLRDGADRAVLVAEHAGPVRCNKGLRVLPDHTLDDHPPLDVLHVPGGRGARETQLHNRVVTDWIGKTAEQAAWVHGVCTGTFLLHAAGPARGRRVATHWSQEDTLEARGDVTVVRDARYVVDGNLVTSQGVSAGIDSALWLVGRLHGREHARAVRRYIQYDPAPPYLADEPV; via the coding sequence ATGACGACCTACGGCCTGCTGGTCTTCGAGGATGCCGAGGAGCTCGACTTCGTGGGGCCCTGGGAGGTGTTCACCGTCTCGGCCATGCTCCGTGACGGCGCCGACCGGGCCGTGCTGGTCGCCGAGCACGCCGGGCCCGTGCGCTGCAACAAGGGCCTGCGCGTGCTGCCCGACCACACGCTGGACGACCATCCGCCGCTGGACGTGCTGCACGTGCCGGGTGGGCGGGGGGCCCGTGAGACGCAGCTGCACAACCGGGTGGTGACCGACTGGATCGGGAAGACCGCGGAACAGGCGGCGTGGGTGCACGGGGTGTGCACCGGCACGTTCCTGCTGCACGCCGCCGGGCCCGCCCGCGGACGCCGGGTGGCCACCCACTGGAGCCAGGAGGACACCCTTGAGGCGCGGGGCGACGTGACGGTGGTCCGGGACGCCCGCTATGTCGTGGACGGCAACCTGGTCACCAGCCAGGGTGTCTCGGCCGGCATCGACAGCGCGCTGTGGCTGGTGGGCCGGCTGCACGGCCGGGAGCACGCGCGGGCGGTGCGCCGTTACATCCAGTACGACCCGGCGCCGCCCTACCTGGCGGACGAGCCCGTCTGA